DNA from Deinococcus deserti VCD115:
TCCTGCCTGCCGGTATCCATCCGTACGACTCTGGGCATAAATCTGGCGACCACGTCCACCAGATCAGCCTGGCTGGCCATGACCCTGTCGATGTTTTTATACGCCTGGGGCGCCTCATCTACACCGCCGCCCATCACCGTGACGTCCCGCGCTTCCAGGTACTCCTTCACAGCGCTTCGGCTCAGCTCGCGTTCCGCCTGCTTGCGACCCAGCAGGCGACCTGAACCGTGTGACGCGCTCTCCAGAGCCTGGGTATTGCCCTTCCCCCGAACGACATACCCTGGGTCAGCCATACTCCCGGGAATAATCCCGAGCTGACCCTGTCCGGCGGGGGTGGCCCCCTTGCGATGCACAATGACCTCGCGTCCATCCGGCATCCGCTGTTTCCAGGCCAGGTTGTGGCTGTTGCGGACAGTCACGAGGGGTTTGACTCCCAGTGCTCGTGCGATGCGTGCGTGAATCACCTCATGATTGGCCAGCGCGTACCGACCCGCGAGATTCATAGCGGTCCAGTAAGCCTGGCCCTCATCCCGGTCCATGTCCAGCCAGGCAAGCTTGCGGGCGTCCGGGTCAAGGTCTGGATGAAGATTCTGCGCAACCTGGGTGTAATGACCAGCGACCTGGGCGCCGAAACCGCGCGAACCGGAGTGGGACAGAAGGGCAATGTACTGTCCCGGCGCCAACCCCAGATCGGCGGCCTCAAGCGTCAGGGTACCGAACTCCACGAAATGATTTCCTGACCCACTGGTTCCGAGCTGCTCCGCCGCTTTGTTCCTTAACTGGCGGAGCAGGGGAAGCTCATGCCAGGTATCTTCATCCAGCACCGCGTGGTCTGGGCGCAGCTTGCGCTCCCAGGCATGCCCCGCACCAAAGCGGGTATTGCGACGGAGGAGACGAACTTCGTCTTCACGCGAGAGGTTGGCAACCGGCAGCACGCTCAGGGCCATCGCACATCCGATATCGACTCCAACGGCGTAAGGGATCACGGCGTGATCCGTGGCGAGCACACCCCCTATAGGCAGTCCGAACCCGACATGCGCGTCCGGCATCAGTGCGCCGGCGACGCTGATTGGAAGACGCATCGCGGTGTCCATCTGGGCGCGGGTGTTCTCGTCGATCAACTCAGAGCCCCACTCGGTATAGGACAGAGGCCGCTCCCGGAGCGTGTCGGGAAAGCGGGCTGCTTGACCCAGAAGTTCCCGGCCGAGGTCAGCGTAGAGGGGGTCCCTGATGAACGCCTCAGGACGGTGCAGGACGCGACCGAGTTCTGCTCTGATCTCATCGTTTGTTTGGCCTGCGGTCTCCCGGTGCCGGGCCGCATTCAACGCAAGGCCGATGGCTTTGCCCGTAAAGCCGAGTGCTGTGATGTCATTCCCGTTCATAGTGGCCTGCTTTTTTGTCCGGAACTTCTGAAATGCGCGTCACTCTGCTGGTCGCTGGTCGATCTCCATCAGGATGATCAATGGACTGGTGAGAGGAATTATCTTTTTGCCGCGCAGCCTCCATATCACTGTATTTATCGAACGGTGAAAACGGATATCTTCTGGCCCTCTCCAACGCTTCAGCACCAAACCCAAATTGGGGGGAACTGGGTAGACAGCCTCCTCAGGTACTGCGCACTCAATCTGCAGTCAGGGCTCTGCGATATTCAGCTAGAGCCCAACCATCGTGGCAGGTGGCAAAGCGGTGCAGGTTTCCAGGACGCCTGAAAGGCGACCGGGGCCGGCACATCTCGGTGACGGCTCAGACCTGACCACCCTCCGACGCACCATTGCGCTATGGTGACCGTCTATGCCGTTGCCCGTTAGCGACAACGCCGAACCTCCGAGTTCGACTCACAATCCTGCACCTCTGGTACGCACCATCAGGCCTGGTGGTGCGCCTTGACGGCTGCGCTTCCGTTTCTGGTCATCCTGATGATGGTGGCCCTGAATGCGCTCTATGTGGCTGCAGAATTCGCTACCGTCGGCTCACGGCGCTCCCGCGTGCAGGAAGCCGCTGAGGGTGGCCACCGCACAGCCGCGGACCTGCTGGACATTCTGAAAGACCCCAAGCGCCTCGATACCTATGTTGCCGCCTGTCAGATCGGGATCACCCTCAGCAGCCTGGTCGCGGGAGCGTATGGTCAGGCGCAGCTGATTCCCCTCCTGACTCCCGTCGTCGGGCCGGTGGGTGGTCCGGTCCTGGCGACTGTGCTGGTCCTGGTGTTGATCACGGCCCTGCAGGTGGTTCTGGGTGAATTGCTGCCCAAGACAGTCGCGCTGCGGTACCCGGAGCGGCTGGCCATGGCCACCCTGCGTCCCATACAGTTCAGCCTCTTCGTGTTCCGGCCACTCATCAGCCTCTTTAACGGCACGGCCTTTTTCCTGATGCGGGCCTTGAAGCTCCAGGTGGACCACAGCCACGCTCACGTTCATTCCCCCGAAGAGCTTGAGGACCTGTACCGGCAGAGTGCCCGCGGAGGCCTGATCGACGCCAGTGAGCGCAACATGGTTGCGGGGGTTCTGAACGTCGAAGACCGGGTCGTCCGGGAGATCATGACACCGCGCACCAAACTCGTCGTCGTGCCTG
Protein-coding regions in this window:
- a CDS encoding RtcB family protein, which codes for MNGNDITALGFTGKAIGLALNAARHRETAGQTNDEIRAELGRVLHRPEAFIRDPLYADLGRELLGQAARFPDTLRERPLSYTEWGSELIDENTRAQMDTAMRLPISVAGALMPDAHVGFGLPIGGVLATDHAVIPYAVGVDIGCAMALSVLPVANLSREDEVRLLRRNTRFGAGHAWERKLRPDHAVLDEDTWHELPLLRQLRNKAAEQLGTSGSGNHFVEFGTLTLEAADLGLAPGQYIALLSHSGSRGFGAQVAGHYTQVAQNLHPDLDPDARKLAWLDMDRDEGQAYWTAMNLAGRYALANHEVIHARIARALGVKPLVTVRNSHNLAWKQRMPDGREVIVHRKGATPAGQGQLGIIPGSMADPGYVVRGKGNTQALESASHGSGRLLGRKQAERELSRSAVKEYLEARDVTVMGGGVDEAPQAYKNIDRVMASQADLVDVVARFMPRVVRMDTGRQDI
- a CDS encoding hemolysin family protein, producing the protein MTAALPFLVILMMVALNALYVAAEFATVGSRRSRVQEAAEGGHRTAADLLDILKDPKRLDTYVAACQIGITLSSLVAGAYGQAQLIPLLTPVVGPVGGPVLATVLVLVLITALQVVLGELLPKTVALRYPERLAMATLRPIQFSLFVFRPLISLFNGTAFFLMRALKLQVDHSHAHVHSPEELEDLYRQSARGGLIDASERNMVAGVLNVEDRVVREIMTPRTKLVVVPGHLTVREALARLANTPYTRFPVSGDTPDDVTGIIHLRQLFLAGESQPGRLVSDVARPPLIVAESMPVPELWRRLREASRHAAIAVDEYGGVAGMATLEDALEEIFGEMQDEFDHEEDPITVDGDRVLVRGDVLIDLLNDRFELDLPTDEVDTVSGLMWHELGRLPMVGDEAGVRNLTLRVEAMDRRAVQRASFILPRGTTDGDTGRTV